The window AACGCGCGGAACTGGTAGGGAGCATCTCGCCAGGGCGACGCTGGAAGCCATAGCCTACCTGACGCGCGACGTGGTCGAGGAGATGGAGAGACTCGTGGGGATAAAGGAGCTCCGCGTCGATGGGGGAGCAACAGCGAACGACTTCCTGATGCAGTTCCAGGCGGATATACTCAACAGGAGGGTCGTCAGGCCCGTCGTGAAGGAAACTACTGCCTTGGGGGCGGCGTATTTGGCGGGACTGGCCGTCGATTACTGGGAGGGCCTCGAAGAAATAAAGAGTCTGTGGAAGGCAGAGAAGGTCTTCGGGCCAGTGATGGACGAAGAAACCCGCAGGAAGCTCTACCGCGGCTGGAAGGAAGCAGTAAAGAGGGCTATGGGCTGGGCCAAGGTTGTGGATGCTTGACGAAGGCATGGCCCGTTTTTTCTTTCATCTTTAAGGAGAAGTGAACCCGAACGCCATATATGTTCATTCGATTGATGTCCACTAATGCTCCCCCCCTTTATGCCCGGAACTGTTCTTTCCTCCCTTTTGGGCCAAACCTGAGGTTAAAGAAAGCTTTAAAACGGTGAAAGTCCTTTCTCAAGTTAACTCGGAGGGAGAAAATATGAAAACCAAGGTTGCCATAATCGGCGCGGGAATAAGCGGCGCAAGCATAGCACGCGTTCTGAGCAGGTACGAGAACCTTGAAGTGCATCTGATTGAGAAAGCCCCAGACGTCGGCTGGGGCGTCAGCAAGGCCAACACAGCCTTAATCCACGGCGGCTACGATGACGATCCGAAAAAGTACCCGATGAGGGCCAAGTTGTGCATCCGTGGTAACAGACTCTGGCACCAGTGGGTCAAGGAGCTAGAAATTCCCCACGTCTGGAACGGAGCATTGATAGTGGCAACGAAGGAAGAGGACTTCGACGAGCTTGAGAAACTTTTGGAGCGTGGAAGGGAGAACGGCGTGCCCGAGATGAGGATAGTCGATAAGGAAGAGCTCTTCCACCTTGAGCCTAACCTCACGAAGGAAGCCATCGGAGCGCTGTGGGTTCCAATAGTGGGTCAGATAGGTCCAATTCCAGCGGTTATAGCGATAGTCGAGAACGCAGTTGCCAACGGCGTCAAAACCCACCTCGAGACCGAAGTTACCGGGATAAAGGTCGAGAACGGTGAGGTTAAGGGTGTTGAGACGAAGAACGGCTTCATAGAGGCGGACATAGTTATTAACGCTGCCGGACTTTACGCCGACGAGATAGCCAGAATGGCTGGAATAGACTACTTCGAGATTCACCCGAGGAAGGGTGAGTATTTCCTCTTTGATGAGGGCATTCCCGGACCGAGGCGCGTTCTCTTCCCGACGCCGACGCCAATAAGCAAGGGCATAGTTGTCACAACAGAGATCAGCGGGCACCTTATGATAGGACCGAACGCCCAAGACTTGCCACCCGAGGAAAAGGAAAACCTGGCGACCACAAGGGAAGGACTTGAACAGGTCTGGGAAGGTGCGAAAAAGCTCTGGCCCCAGCTGCCGCCGAGAAGCAAGGTTATCAGAACGTTTGCCGGTCTGAGGCCCGAACCAACGGGTGGAGACTTCATAATAAAGGCCGAAGAGGAAGTCTGGGGCTTCATAAATGTCGCCGGAATTCGCTCTCCAGGTCTCACGAGCGCCCCTGCGATAGCCTACGAAGTGGCCGAAATAATCCGGCACGACCTTGGAATAGAACTCGTTGAAAAGAGGAAGTGGAATCCCTACAGGAAGGAAATCACCCACTTCTTCATGCTCTCGCCGGCTCAAATAAACGAGGTCGTCAAAAGAGACCCCGCCTACGGAAAGGTTATCTGCAGATGCAACCGCGTTAGCGAGGGGGATGTTCTAGAGGCAATAGAGAGAATGAAGTTCATCGGTGTAAAGACTCCGAGCGTCGATTCCGTCAAGTTCAGAACCAAGGCAACGACCGGAACCTGTCAGGGAAGCTTCTGCAGGCCGAGAATAATCCAGCTCCTCGCGAGGGAGTACGGTGTCGGGCCTTGGGAGGTTACACTGAAAGGAAAGGGAAGCGAGGTCGGTATAGGTGACGTTAAGGTTCTCTTCAGAGGTGAGGATGCATGAACGACCTTCCAATGCTCAACTACGACGTTGTCGTCATTGGCGGTGGGCCTGCAGGAATGGCGGCCGCCGTAAGGGCAAAGGAACTTGGACTTAAAGTTCTCCTCCTCGATGACAACGACTACCTTGGCGGTATCCTGCCCCAGTGCATACATCCCGGCTTCGGACTGCACTACTTCAAAGAGGAGCTCACCGGGCCGGAGTTTGCGGCACGCTTCGCTAAGAGGCTTGTGGAGCTCGGCGTTGATTACAGGACGGCCGCAAGGGTTTTGGAGATTAAAAACTACTCAGACCTCGAGAAAGTCGTTGTATTTAGTTCTCCAAGCGGAGCCTATCAGGTCTGGACAAAGACTATAATCTACGCCGCCGGAGCGCGTGAGAGGCACGCATTTGAGATAGGAATCGTCGGAGACAGGGGAGCGGGAATCTACACCGCAGGAGAGGCCCAAACGCTTATGGACATCTACGGTGTAATGCTGGGAAAAGAAATCGTCATCGTGGGTTCAGGCGACGTTGGACTAATAATGGCGCGCCGCTTTGCCCTTGAGGGAGCAAAGGTCAAGGCCGTAATCGAGCTGATGCCCTATCCCGGAGGCTTGGCCAGGAACATAATGATACTCAGGGACTTCGATATTCCGCTATATCTGAGCCATAAGGTCGTTGAAGTCCGAGGAAAGGAGAGGGTCGAGAGGGTTAAGATCGTTAAAGTTGATGAGAATCTAAGGGAAATCCCAGGAACGGAGTTCTGGATTGAGGCTGACACACTGATAATCTCGGCCGGCCTTGTGCCAAGCGTCAAACTCCTCACTGCCATCGGGGTTGAAATAGATCCGACAACAGGAGGACCTGTCGTTAACGACCTCTTTGAGACAAGTGTTCCGGGAATATTTGCCGCTGGAAACTCGGTCATTATAAACGACCTCGTGGACTACGTTGCCGAGCAGGGTGAACTTGCCGCGGAGGGTGCGAAGCTCTTCATAGACAACGAGGGGATACCAACGAGGCGCTGGATTAAGCTGGAAAAAGGCGAGAACGTCAGGCTTTTGGTTCCACATTATCTCAGCGGCGAGAGGGACGTCTGGATATACGCGCGCGTTTCAAAACCGATGGAGAACGTCGAGGTTCGTTTCCCAGAGATAGGCAAAAAGCTCCGCCTTCCAGTGGTCAAGCCGGCGGAGATGCTCAGGATGAAGCTGAGAAAGGAGGAGATCGCGAAGGCCAGGGATGGCATCACCATGGAGGTGGTGCCGCTATGAAGAAGACCTACCGCTTTACCTGCATTGTCTGCCCCCTCGGCTGTGCACTGGAGGTCGAGGTTGAGAACGGCAAGATCGGCGAGATCAAGGGATACACCTGTCCAAGGGGCAAGGAGTGGGCCATCGAGGAGGTTACCAATCCGAAGAGAGTAGTCATGAGCGTCATCAAGGTCAGGAACGGTGCCCTGCCGACGGTGAGTGTTAAGACCGCAGAACCGGTACCGAAGGAGAAGATCCCAGAGCTGATGGAGTTCCTTTCAAAGCTGGAGGTGGAGGCTCCGGTGGAAATCAGTCAAGTTATAGCCGAATGGGAAGGGGTAAAAATAGTCGCAACGAGGGGCGCCTAGCCCCTCACTCGGTATTTCCTCAATTACAAAAAGTGAAATCATGCCTACCAAGGTTCCCTATCCCGGGGCTTGGGATACGGAATTTCCCTGAGTTTGTGTTTCAGATACTCTTTAAGCGCAAACTTACACCAGCTTATGAAGACCTGCCAACAGTAGGTTTCTTCGATCTTATACGTAGTGTAGGTGTTAACGTAGTCCACAAGGACGTTAGACTTGCTGGGATCATAGTTGAGCTCATGAACGATGCTTTTGGAGACCCTTACGAGGGTTCCTTTTTCGTAGATGGCCCTTATCTTGCGGTGCACTATTAAGAACTCTCCCTCCTCATCCCATGACAACTCTACCACTAAAGTCCCGTTGTTGAAATCCAATGTTTTTGAGTTCGGATTTTTCTGGAGTTCCATGGCTATAATATGGGGGTCGTTGAGCTGTCTTAGATCATCAGTTGAAGGCCAGTAAACCCTGACAAACACTCCAATAAGCTTCAACGTCTAAGGGAAGAAAGAATCAAAGCGCCTCAAACTTCTGGAGGAATATCCTAAGATCCGTTCTGAAGGGTTCTTCGGCACGCTCAATCTCCTCATTCAGGAGCCGAAGGAAGTTCTCCTCGGTCGCTGCCTCCGTCCAGAGCCTTTTTACAAGGTTTTCTAGCTTTTCATAGTACTCCACGTAAGGCCTCGCCTCAAAGAGGGCCTCGTTAAGCTTGTCACTCATACCCACCCCTCCTGAACCAGTAGTACCATACCCTACTGGCATCCTCCGCTTGGCCCATCAGGAGGAAGTAGCGCAGTATCGCCAAGTTGATCATAATGAACAGAATCAACATTATGTGGTATGCCGCCACGTTGTAGCTTAGGAAGGCGTAGTAGTCCCAGACGAAGTGCAGGATGATGGCCAGCAGGAAGAACGGGCCCACCGAGTCCACTTTTCCTTCGGCCTTCATGCCGTAGCCAACGCCAATTATTGCGCTCCACGTGGCGTGGGCAAAGGGCGTTAAGAATCCTCTCACAATCGTGACCGGAATGCCGTAACCGAGGCCATACAGGAAGTTCTCCGTGGCGGCAAAGCCGAGGCCAGCGGCGACTCCGTAAACAAGGCCGTCCATTATGCCGTCCATCTGGCCTGCCTTGAACGGCCACCTAATCGCCAAGGCCTTGGCTGGCTCTTCCACGATACCTGCGACGAGAGCCACATAGAAGGCAGTCGTTGGGAGTACCGGATCCACCCTGCCGCCAATAGTAAGAAACATCTCCAGAATGTACGCTATTCCAACGGAGAGCGTTCCGCCGAGGATGAATGTGCCTATGACGTATTTTTTGGGCTCTGGCTCGAACTTGTCCGCGTGATAGAAGTACCAGAGTATGACAAGCGCAGGAGCGTAGGCGAAGAACACAAGTGCACTCAACACGTCCATATTGCTGCTCACCAAAAAAGAATGGAAAGCTGGAAATTTAAAGGTTTAGCATCTGGCAAGGGCCTCCTACAAGAGCTTCCTAGTTGGAGTAGGGTATGGGAATATTAAAATGTCAACCTCAAAGGTTCTTTAATACTTGAGTCAATCTTCCGAGGGATCCAAAATCAAGGAGGTCATCCTCTAAGGGCACAAGAACCCTCGAGCCTGTTACATCGTACGCTCTCAGGAAAGGGGACACTATCTCGCGCAGAACATCGTTGCCGTATGCCCAGGGGCTGAAGGCAGGAAGAACGACCAGATTGTCACTCATAATGAAGGCAGGAACCTTTATGAGCGCCCCTACCTCGTCGCGTAGCCTTATTGCTGGGTGTTCATGGCCGATAATAAATCGTTCCCCCTCCACGAGCTTATGCCCATGAACAAGCTTCCAGCCGTGAAGTTCAAGCTCGTCAACGATTTCAACGCCGGACTCTTTAAGCCAGAGCGTTCCCACGTCGTGGTTTCCTCTTACAAGAACTATCTCATCAACGAGCGGGCTGATTTCATCCACGAGGGTTTTGAGCTCTTCCCTCTCTCGCCACTCAGGAATGAATGAGTGCTTCAAATCGCCGTCGATTATCAGGATTTTTGGTTTCTCCCTCTTGAGGAGGGTTTTAAGCTGACCGACAACCTCATGGAAGACCCTCGGAAGATAAAAGCCTTCCCTCGCCATACTGACTTCGTAGCCTAGATGGAGATCCGCTATGATGAGTGCGCTCCCCAATCGGAGGGCCTTGTCGGGGAGGGGTTCTGGCTTCATGGTAGGAGGTTCAACCTCCGGCTTTTAAACTTTGTTAGGGGAACCGAAAAGGTTTTAAATCTGGCCATTGATGGAACAATGGTGAGTAAAAATGCCCTACATAGGCTTCGTCAAAAGCCCTTACGGGCCGGCTAAAACGTACGAGCTAATTCTGAAAGAGCTTGAGAAGAGGGGCTTTGATGTCACATTTTCCAAGCACCACTGGATGGGGGATGCACCCTTTGGGCTGATCATCGCTGAGACAGACAGGGGAGAAGTCGCTATCAGATGGAACCTCGGGAAGACTTTCGGGCTCAAACTCGAAGAAGTTGAAAAAGGGGACGTTGACGAGTTCGTGGAGGACACCATGGAGTATCTCAGCGGTGACTGAGTTCTTTTCGCTCCTGCTTCACCCGTTCTATCATATCAAGGAGGCTCCACAGATCCCGTATCACGTGCAGATGTGGAATTAGGGCGAGCCTTTCGCGGTTTCTTTCTATGAACCTCGCAGTTGACGGAAAGTAGTACCAGACGTACTCAGTGTTCTCATCGCCGTGTCCGATGAAGCGCCAGGGCTTGTCATCGACCCAGATAAAGACTTCATTCCCGTACTTTTCGCGGACAAGCTTAAACGCCTCGTCTATCGTCAAATCACGCCCGAAAACGATGACATCGTCAAAGAGGTCGTAGATACCCATAGCTTTGAGCCTTTTCACTTTCATGCCATCTATGAAGTCCTCGGCCGAGAAAGATATCACTGTGTGGCCCTCCTCCTTGAGCCTTTTCAAGAGCTCGGGAGCATCGTCGAGAGGCTTACTGAGCTTCGCCCGCTCCTCAAACCATGTCTCCATGAACTTAGTCCTAAGGAAGAACGGTGGCTCTGACTTCTTCTTGTGACGCCCGAAGGCTGGTCTCTCAAAGTACATCTCGATTTTAGTCAGAACCTTGGCCCAGAAACCCTTGAATGGGAGCCAGCGGTAGCGCTTCTCTAGGGCTCGCCTGAAGGCCTCCTCGATGCATGAGTACGTATCGGCGAGTGTTCCGTCAAAGTCGAAGGCGATTATCATGCTATCCCCCGGCGGAATGATGCCCTTTGAACTTTAAGCTTTATCCTCTCAATTCACAATATTCCCCCAATCCCCGCTACGTTTTGACTCAAAACTTGTGGTTCTTGTAACTCCTGTAACTCGAAAAATTTTTAATTCAGGTTCTCTATTGTTTGATTTGCAGTGCATACAACAAGGAGGGAGTTAAATGAAAAAACTGCTGGCAATATTTCTCGGTTTTCTGGTTCTAAGTGGACTCGTCAGTGCTTGGCCAACGGACGGTCCAACCCTTGACAACCCCATGAACGTCCACCAGAAGCTGACCTATAAGGCTATTGAAGCCGTCTATCAGGACAACCCGGAGCTCGGCCAGATACTGATGCAGTACAAGGATCAGCTCCTCTACGGAGCCTACGATGAGGACTGGACCGGTGGAAGCATAGAGATTGACGGGAAGGTTTACACCATCCAGTCCCAGTACCACTTTCTCGACCCGATGGATCACGCTGAACTCTTCACAGTTAATCTACTCGGAGACCCAGATACCTCTGCGGCAGACATGGCCCAGAGACTTTACGATACTGCTGTCCAGCTCTGGAAGCAGGGCAAGTACGAGGAGGCCATGTACTATCTCGGTAGGGCGGTCCACATAATCGAGGACCAGGGTATGCTCATCGCTCATCAGACCCCGCACCTCTTCGAGGATCTCGAACAGTTCAAATATATTGAAAACGCCCACGACTTCGTTGAGAATGAGATTTCACCAGCAGTGGCCGATGATATTCTCAACAACCGCGTCCCACTCGACCTTACACCCATAAAGTGGTGGCAGATCCCGGACGAGAAGGCACGCTTCATGTGGGGTGGGGACATCTACATAGCCGATAACGAAAACGGCCACATGAGCCTTGCCAATGGTGTTGCTTGGGCCTATGCCGATTTGGCAGCACACAACTCTTGGAGATACATGCTCTACTCAACTGGTCAGGACATAATTCTCTGGAGCGAATGGGGACACCTTGGCAGCTACTTCTGGACGAAGGAGCTTAGGAAGGGTGACTGGAGCGTTCTGAAACTCGAATTCAAGGGCGCCAGCTCGATAACTATCGTCTTCAAGGACATCGATATGCAGAATGTTTATGGTAGGACTCTCGGTTACGTCGAAATATATGACAAGAACTGGAACCTCATTGCCAAGTACGCCCAAGATCCAAACCTGTTCGTTGACACCAGTGTCACCGTTCCAGGAGACACTGTTTACATATACACCCACGTCGACAAAAACGACT of the Thermococcus onnurineus NA1 genome contains:
- a CDS encoding NAD(P)/FAD-dependent oxidoreductase; this translates as MKTKVAIIGAGISGASIARVLSRYENLEVHLIEKAPDVGWGVSKANTALIHGGYDDDPKKYPMRAKLCIRGNRLWHQWVKELEIPHVWNGALIVATKEEDFDELEKLLERGRENGVPEMRIVDKEELFHLEPNLTKEAIGALWVPIVGQIGPIPAVIAIVENAVANGVKTHLETEVTGIKVENGEVKGVETKNGFIEADIVINAAGLYADEIARMAGIDYFEIHPRKGEYFLFDEGIPGPRRVLFPTPTPISKGIVVTTEISGHLMIGPNAQDLPPEEKENLATTREGLEQVWEGAKKLWPQLPPRSKVIRTFAGLRPEPTGGDFIIKAEEEVWGFINVAGIRSPGLTSAPAIAYEVAEIIRHDLGIELVEKRKWNPYRKEITHFFMLSPAQINEVVKRDPAYGKVICRCNRVSEGDVLEAIERMKFIGVKTPSVDSVKFRTKATTGTCQGSFCRPRIIQLLAREYGVGPWEVTLKGKGSEVGIGDVKVLFRGEDA
- a CDS encoding NAD(P)/FAD-dependent oxidoreductase; its protein translation is MNDLPMLNYDVVVIGGGPAGMAAAVRAKELGLKVLLLDDNDYLGGILPQCIHPGFGLHYFKEELTGPEFAARFAKRLVELGVDYRTAARVLEIKNYSDLEKVVVFSSPSGAYQVWTKTIIYAAGARERHAFEIGIVGDRGAGIYTAGEAQTLMDIYGVMLGKEIVIVGSGDVGLIMARRFALEGAKVKAVIELMPYPGGLARNIMILRDFDIPLYLSHKVVEVRGKERVERVKIVKVDENLREIPGTEFWIEADTLIISAGLVPSVKLLTAIGVEIDPTTGGPVVNDLFETSVPGIFAAGNSVIINDLVDYVAEQGELAAEGAKLFIDNEGIPTRRWIKLEKGENVRLLVPHYLSGERDVWIYARVSKPMENVEVRFPEIGKKLRLPVVKPAEMLRMKLRKEEIAKARDGITMEVVPL
- a CDS encoding DUF1667 domain-containing protein — its product is MKKTYRFTCIVCPLGCALEVEVENGKIGEIKGYTCPRGKEWAIEEVTNPKRVVMSVIKVRNGALPTVSVKTAEPVPKEKIPELMEFLSKLEVEAPVEISQVIAEWEGVKIVATRGA
- a CDS encoding PrsW family intramembrane metalloprotease; the protein is MDVLSALVFFAYAPALVILWYFYHADKFEPEPKKYVIGTFILGGTLSVGIAYILEMFLTIGGRVDPVLPTTAFYVALVAGIVEEPAKALAIRWPFKAGQMDGIMDGLVYGVAAGLGFAATENFLYGLGYGIPVTIVRGFLTPFAHATWSAIIGVGYGMKAEGKVDSVGPFFLLAIILHFVWDYYAFLSYNVAAYHIMLILFIMINLAILRYFLLMGQAEDASRVWYYWFRRGGYE
- a CDS encoding metallophosphoesterase; the encoded protein is MKPEPLPDKALRLGSALIIADLHLGYEVSMAREGFYLPRVFHEVVGQLKTLLKREKPKILIIDGDLKHSFIPEWREREELKTLVDEISPLVDEIVLVRGNHDVGTLWLKESGVEIVDELELHGWKLVHGHKLVEGERFIIGHEHPAIRLRDEVGALIKVPAFIMSDNLVVLPAFSPWAYGNDVLREIVSPFLRAYDVTGSRVLVPLEDDLLDFGSLGRLTQVLKNL
- a CDS encoding HAD family hydrolase, encoding MIIAFDFDGTLADTYSCIEEAFRRALEKRYRWLPFKGFWAKVLTKIEMYFERPAFGRHKKKSEPPFFLRTKFMETWFEERAKLSKPLDDAPELLKRLKEEGHTVISFSAEDFIDGMKVKRLKAMGIYDLFDDVIVFGRDLTIDEAFKLVREKYGNEVFIWVDDKPWRFIGHGDENTEYVWYYFPSTARFIERNRERLALIPHLHVIRDLWSLLDMIERVKQERKELSHR
- a CDS encoding phospholipase C/P1 nuclease family protein encodes the protein MKKLLAIFLGFLVLSGLVSAWPTDGPTLDNPMNVHQKLTYKAIEAVYQDNPELGQILMQYKDQLLYGAYDEDWTGGSIEIDGKVYTIQSQYHFLDPMDHAELFTVNLLGDPDTSAADMAQRLYDTAVQLWKQGKYEEAMYYLGRAVHIIEDQGMLIAHQTPHLFEDLEQFKYIENAHDFVENEISPAVADDILNNRVPLDLTPIKWWQIPDEKARFMWGGDIYIADNENGHMSLANGVAWAYADLAAHNSWRYMLYSTGQDIILWSEWGHLGSYFWTKELRKGDWSVLKLEFKGASSITIVFKDIDMQNVYGRTLGYVEIYDKNWNLIAKYAQDPNLFVDTSVTVPGDTVYIYTHVDKNDWFDSDVDGWAIRNIELHANFDINAPSGFETLDGREYSNVQWAVYESMQYNIRLVAGLMEKFFEDVGLS